A window of the Brassica napus cultivar Da-Ae chromosome A2, Da-Ae, whole genome shotgun sequence genome harbors these coding sequences:
- the LOC106422364 gene encoding LOW QUALITY PROTEIN: auxin-responsive protein SAUR50 (The sequence of the model RefSeq protein was modified relative to this genomic sequence to represent the inferred CDS: deleted 2 bases in 1 codon): MAMKKTSKLTQTAMIKQILKRCSSLGKRQSNVYSEDENGQPLDVPKGHFVVYVGENRVRYVVPISFLTRPDEFQLLLQQAEEEFGFEHDMGLTIPCKEVVFRSLTSMLR; the protein is encoded by the exons ATGGCGATGAAAAAAACAAGCAAGCTAACACAAACGGCAATGATCAAGCAAATCTTGAAGAGATGCTCGAGTTTGGGGAAGAGGCAGAGTAATGTGTACAGCGAAGATGAAAACGGACAACCTCTTGACGTACCTAAAGGACATTTCGTCGTCTACGTTGGAGAGAATCGAGTCAGGTACGTTGTACCCATTTCGTTTttgacccgacccgac gaatTTCAGCTTCTTCTCCAACAAGCAGAGGAAGAGTTTGGTTTCGAGCACGACATGGGTCTCACTATCCCTTGTAAAGAAGTCGTTTTCCGATCTCTCACGTCTATGCTCCGATGA